The proteins below are encoded in one region of Candidatus Eisenbacteria bacterium:
- a CDS encoding YkgJ family cysteine cluster protein: MRGADRFDCARCGACCRWPGHVFLSESDCARLARVLGLEDRTFLKRYARLASNRAALSLAEREDGSCIFLDDRECLVYDARPDQCRGYPHAWSLTEPCPGCRRETSPRSEPGDS, encoded by the coding sequence ATGAGGGGCGCCGATCGTTTCGACTGCGCACGGTGCGGCGCGTGCTGCCGCTGGCCCGGCCACGTCTTCCTCTCGGAGAGTGACTGCGCGCGTCTCGCGCGGGTTCTCGGTCTCGAGGACCGGACCTTCCTCAAGCGGTACGCTCGGCTCGCCTCGAACCGCGCGGCGCTCTCTCTCGCGGAGCGCGAGGACGGCTCTTGCATCTTCCTCGATGATCGCGAGTGCCTCGTCTACGACGCGCGCCCGGACCAGTGCCGCGGGTACCCGCACGCCTGGAGTCTTACAGAACCGTGCCCCGGTTGTCGGCGCGAGACGAGTCCGCGATCCGAGCCCGGCGACTCGTGA